Genomic segment of Aquarana catesbeiana isolate 2022-GZ linkage group LG02, ASM4218655v1, whole genome shotgun sequence:
AAGACTGTATCGGATGTACACCTTGCCAGTTCATCAATCTGATGGAGACTAAACAACTCAGTCAGTTTATGCCAGATGAGCACATCGATCTCTGCACTGGAGAGGGAGCCGCTCAGCCGGGACAGCTCTGGATCAGACTCCCGCAATGAGTAATAATCCCCAGAAGAACTATGAAGCGTTGGTGGTGGCACTGGGGTAGGGGGCTCCTTTATAGTTTCTATATCTGTGACACCAGGCTGCCTGTTATACACAGGTACCCCCATCAGTTTAAGATCTGGGTAACTAAAACTGTTACCCAGGTTTGTTTTTCTTTCACCCAAACGGGTAATACGAGGGCTATTTGCAGGGTGCCCATTCGCAGGCGGGCAGTCTGTACCCTCCACCGAACAGGGAAGATACACCTCAGGGTCCTTCTGTGGGCAACAACTGCAAGACACCACGTAACAGAGCACAGATTTGTATGCAGACCAGGCACGGGAGAGCGGTGGGCAACATGGTTGCTCTTCTGGTGGCGTTTCAGCAGACCCTGAAATGAAAGTAATGTCTTCTGGTGGGCTCCTGCGTCGGGGACTTGGAACACTTGAGATCTGTGGTGGGGAGCTATgtcgctgagcaggaagatgggcTGGGGGGGAACCCCGGGCACGAGGAATAGCCATTGGGTGGAGCTGGGGTTGAGGCATTTCTTCACAAGtaagtcctgaaaaaaaaaaaaaaaaaaaaatgccagaaaacatAAAATTGGAAGCAGTTTTTCATAATTCATCTGTCATacagttaaagtgcttgtaaaccctgtacaatgacttttacctacaggtaagcctatattaaggcttacctgtaggtactggaaatatctcctaaacctgtacagtttaggagatatttaccatatatgcttgagccgacatcatcggcgcatgggCACTAAAGAAAGGGCACAGTTGTGCTGTTTCTATAGGGCCCGTGCTGTGACGTCGGTTcccgtgcgggagtgacatcacacgacttcagccaatcagggagtcGGAGTCCgcgcccccggaaggaagaggggtgaagatggacacttcCACACAGGGGGGACATCGCTGGCTTCCTTTGCAGGCaaatgcaacataatgggctagtatgtgatgcatactagcccattatgcttttactttgcagggggaaaaaaagaggttgtaaaacccatcagggttttacATCCTCTTTAACCCAAGGATCTTCATTGTAACAAAcaaaatgttaagaaaaaaaaaatccctgattccTATTGGGGCTGGTGCTCATTTACTCGCTCAGCAGATGTGCTTCTGCTGAGTGTTAAGAGAGCCCGACACTCTCGCAACACTGCAAGGTGTCCCCCTATCCCTGCTAGTCCCCAGGCGTGATTCTGGAAACAGGCAGGTGAATAGGAGATGAGCAGCGCAATGTTAAAAACATTAAAAGTTAACTCACCATAAAGCCCCTTTCATTTTTAAAAGCCCCAGACATTTCTAAAAACATCAACCCTTCATATTTTCAACAACATATTTTCCAGGACAAGTAGATTGTCATGACGAACAAGTAGATTTGGACACTGATTCAGTCCCTTGGACAAGTAGTTAAAAAAATTTCCACAACCCTGAGAATGCAACTCAGGAGCCTGCGGGATGGCCACAGCAGATGCCATCCTCGCCTAGGTAGTGGAAAgctctcctaaacgtgcgccgcttaggagatatttaccttgtagtgcgccgatgtcatcggcgcatgcgctgagAAGAAACAGACCTCTGTGCCATTTCTTCCTGAgcctgtgccgtgactggtggcttcagcgctcattatgcttttactttgcagggtttgcaggaAACAAAGGAGGAAGTaaaccccatcagggtttacttcctcattaatacgatttttttttaccaaaaatatttagcagcagaatacatattggcctaaattgataaagaaattgtgtttttacttttttttttttcccggatactatagcagaaagtaaaaaatattgtttttcaaaatttgcttttgtttatagcgcaaaaaataaaaaccgcagaggtgatcaaataccaccaaaagaaatctctatttgtggggaaaaaatggacatcaatttttttttgggtacaatgtcgcacgactgcgcaattgtcaattaaagtaacgcaaaatagattgtaaaaaatggcctggtcattaagggggtaaatccttccgaggctgaagtggttaaaggtgcctatcctgcttctaattaATACACtgctttactttctccatcagctcatcccccacagctattaccttttgtatcaattgaccctccctcttatgcctcatacacatgatcagataaTCGTATGACTTATCATTCGCATTTTGTTGCATAATACCAATATCGAATCAAACAGTGCATTTAGCGTTCTGCGaaatgtacgattttttttttcatacgatTCTGGAAAACCTTCCTGTTTGCGTAGCTATGCATCGGAAATATCAAATACATGTGACCCCCGTGTCTGACACACTTTTTGGTTATTTCTGTTCGTATTGTTCTCCCATCTCTTTCCGGGTTTCCGATCATGCGTGGTGTTTATCGATTTTTTTAGCGGACGCATACCGTACTGATTAAACAATTGTCGTTCGCTGGGCTATCGTTCGAGCAAAGTTTTCGTTTTTGTCCCCTAGGATTACTGTCacgatcggctgtcgaaagctgtgtactaacgatcagactaTCTTGCGACCAATCCGAAAGTGATTTTTATCATCCGATTATCTGATTGCGTGTAcgagacattagattgtaagcttaatgagcagggctctctgattccgcTTGTACCAAGTTCTAATGTAGCTCTaacgtctgccttcattttgttaaggcttagtgtacacgggacgtttttacaacctctcctgaatgatttaacttgacagataaaaacccacatttaaaacatctgttttgccgcgtttacgtttagaagcgcttgaaaaaatgttttttttttttttaaaatagccaaaaataaaaaaaagcctgtaaacggaacacggctaaacacgagttaccgcgtttggcctctgaactcatttttttgccttcaaagaaaagcttataaacgcaactgcctaaaaatgacattaaccgcttgccgactggctcacgccgataaaCGTTGGCAAAAGGgtacgtacaggcatattaacatacctgtacattgccctttaagaagcggcttgcgggcaCGTGCGCCGTGATCTCCgcgagtgtgatcgcaggtcccgcggactcgatgtccgcggggatacccgcgatcgcctcacggagaggaagaatggggaaatgctggtgtaaacaagcattttcctgttatgcctagtgacactgatcacagctccctgtaatcggcccccccccccccagttagaatgaCTTCCTAGGAAAAACTTAACCCCTACAAcaccccccagtggttaaccccttcactgccagtcacatttacacagtaatcaatgcatttttaatcgcactgattgctgtataaatgcgaatggtcccaaaatagtcaatttgatcccaaaatagcaccaaaagtgtcagatctgtccgccataatgttgcagtcacgataaaaattgctgattgccgccattactagtaaaaaaaaatatatatatatatatatatatatatatatatatatatatattttttaataaaaatgccataaaactatgccctattttgtagacgctataacttttgcgcaaaccaatcaataaatgcttattgcgatttttttttttttttaccaaaaatatgtagaagaatatgtattggcctaaactgaggaaattttttttttttttatatattgtttggggatattatagcaaaaagtaaaaaatgaatgcttttttccaaaatcgttgctatttttttgtttatagtgcaaaaaataaaagaggtgatcaaacaccactaaaataaagctctatttgtggggaaaaaagaacgtcaattttgtttgggagccacgtcgcacgactgggcaattgtcagttaaagcaatgacacagtgctgaatcgcaaaaagtgctctggtctttggccagccaaatggtccagggctgaagtggttaaacgaacctgtgtacatgtataagataacattggatgagttcaggggcagctgaaaaaagcagccaactgcctcttaacgtctgtttaccagcagcagtgtacatgaggcgtaagcgctgttggcactatataaatactgtataataatattatatatataattttttttttttttgttaaacccacaagtgctttttgttaaccacttctattcctttatattggcttttgaaatgtacaaatgcagcaatttagaatttggatgaaaggtttagcaccgggaaacactttttgaaagctaaaaagtgcattttatataaatcagaccgaaatgagggacaaacgaggggGACAGAGTCCCCTAAAATCAGGGACGATTGGGAGTTATGttatggtaaaggtgaactatgtaAAAGGAAGTGGGGAGGGATTGGGATAAGCCATCCACAAAAGAGGATAATAAATTCCATTTTCACCAGTCGGCATTCCTAGCAATGGGATCCAGCCAAGAAAGACTAAAAAAAAGGGGGCTCATCCCTACACAAAATAAATGACAAAGCTATTGTCTGGCTATAGGTACACTTGCCCACACCTATTGGGCTGTATTGAATAGACACAGCCCTTGTTATCTATCCATAGCTCCCGATACATACTAATAGGGTTGTAGCTCCATCCCCAGCCACCTTCCCGGACTGTCCCCGGTCACACAGCCCTCCCCTCCCCCGGTACACCCACCTTGATGGCTCCTCACCATTCCCCTGGTGTTCTGGCCAAGCGCTCCCGTCCGCCTCCCCCCCTCCGGCGAGCTCCTGCTCCCACCCGCTTTCTCTCCAGACTTCCACATCGCGCCGTCTCCAAACTCACATTGAGGAGAATTCACAAAGCAGCCCGATAGtctccaaaaggggggggggggtcggttccGGTATTTTCCGGGTTTCTCGCGAGCCCCAATTTCCGTTTCCGGCCACCACCGCCCCTACCTGTCCCACCAGGTGTGTGAGCTGCGACCACGCCCCCACCTGCGCGCCTACGTCATCGTCTACGCTTTAACCAACCGGGCCTCCTCTGCGACAAACAATGGCGTCTGAATAGACGACCTAAGAACAAACGTAACACCTGAGAAAAGTGCATTTCAGACTCTATCGTTCGTCTTATAAATGCGTTTTGTTTTTACTTTGTAGCCTGCTGTTATCATAGATAGCACGTTAGCGCTAACAGAGTACTATGGTAGTTCTGCAGTCACCTTCTCCAAACTTACTGGACAGGTGTATTCGCTACAAATAGTTTTGGTCTCCGGAAAAATGGCCGCGGCGCCTCACCTGTAGCACTAGAGCGCACAGGCTGTGGCGGTTTTGGTCTCTAGCGCTGAGCCGATTCACTGCCCTCCTCGGTCTTCGAGTGGTGACGTCACGTCGCTGCTAGAGATCTGCAGAACGACGGTTGATGATGAATGAAGCAGGCATATTGCCGGGGTGATCTGTACGTTTGGTGGTATGTATTCAGGAGAAAGGGACTGCTGCAGCATTCATCAAACTGCCTATGAGGAGAAGCCCTGCTATACACTGAGCTTGTCATTGCCAGGGAAGAGCAGTCTCTGCATCTGACGTTTGTGACAGATGTGAAGTCATGCCTGGAAGAACATCAGCATCTGAGCCACTAATGCCTTGTGCGTGTTCACCTTGTCCATGAGTGGTCACGTTAGGTATGTTTGATGTTCTCACTTAAAGATTACATCACCGGGAACAAGAGCTTGCAGGAAAGGACTCCGCTTGGTTTCCAGTCTTGCCATCGCTACTACGTTTGTCTCTGCTACCATGCCTATAGTGCAGGGCAGTGCCTTGTGGAATCTCCAGAGGGTCTTTAACCATCCAAGGTCTTCGAAAGAGACTGAGACCAAAGATGCCAAACCCGTGCCTTCCTCCCACACGTCTTCTTTTTGGAAGTCTGCTAACACTTCTAGCCTTTTTCTTAGGTTTTCCTCCACCCCTTGCCAATCTCCAAAAAGGTCAGCCTCTGCCCCACAAGGACTGCCTCAAAAGTCGTCTCCGAGTCCTTGCAGCAGCTCATCCTCTGCAGAAGCTGTGGCCACCAATGAATCCAGCATCAGTAAGTCAACTTCAGCGCCTCACGCCTTTACCTCAAAGCCCAACGTTCTTGAAATTCCTGTTGGATTTAAGCACCAGGCTTCTGAACATCCTTCCACTTCTGATAATACATTGAGCTCCCGACAAAATATCTCTTTTCCATCGCAGTCGCCTGCCCTCAGCCCACGCTCTTTGGGGTCTTCCCCCGATATATCCCCCACCAAGCCTCAGGAGCCCTGTCCAGGTCTTTCTGACTTGAGCTCAAAACCTTCATCATCTAAATTGTCTTCCCCAAAACCGACTCCTAAGGTAACATCCGATGAATGTTTTTCTGCTCAGCAGCACTCCCCTGCCCTTCAGAGTTCATCGCGCTGCAGCCCGTCCCTTTCTCTTCATAAAACGACTGCATCCACCCAGTGTAGACATGCATCTTGCAGCTCCTCGCATAGTTCTCCAGCTCAGTCACCTTTGAAATCTCCT
This window contains:
- the KDF1 gene encoding keratinocyte differentiation factor 1 isoform X1; protein product: MWKSGEKAGGSRSSPEGGRRTGALGQNTRGMVRSHQGLTCEEMPQPQLHPMAIPRARGSPPAHLPAQRHSSPPQISSVPSPRRRSPPEDITFISGSAETPPEEQPCCPPLSRAWSAYKSVLCYVVSCSCCPQKDPEVYLPCSVEGTDCPPANGHPANSPRITRLGERKTNLGNSFSYPDLKLMGVPVYNRQPGVTDIETIKEPPTPVPPPTLHSSSGDYYSLRESDPELSRLSGSLSSAEIDVLIWHKLTELFSLHQIDELARCTSDTVFLEKSSKITELISSLTQDYQLQEQDAECRLVRGIIRISTRKVRQRGTSNRGGEKGGGQQQNSRNGGKAPDSGNESMQESGLTSQDDLDVKISQETSSDLVARNLRRYSAPGSPFQKDDSLPDTETDSSGTPLLKVYC
- the KDF1 gene encoding keratinocyte differentiation factor 1 isoform X3, with product MWKSGEKAGGSRSSPEGGRRTGALGQNTRGMVRSHQGLTCEEMPQPQLHPMAIPRARGSPPAHLPAQRHSSPPQISSVPSPRRRSPPEDITFISGSAETPPEEQPCCPPLSRAWSAYKSVLCYVVSCSCCPQKDPEVYLPCSVEGTDCPPANGHPANSPRITRLGERKTNLGNSFSYPDLKLMGVPVYNRQPGVTDIETIKEPPTPVPPPTLHSSSGDYYSLRESDPELSRLSGSLSSAEIDVLIWHKLTELFSLHQIDELARCTSDTVFLEKSSKITELISSLTQDYQLQEQDAECRLVRGIIRISTRKVRQRGTSNRGGEKGGGQQQNSRNGGKAPDSGNESMQESGLTSQDDLDVKISQETSSDLVARNLRRYSAPETLALPSRKMTPYQILRQTLLVPLYSKFIVDFLERILLQHLLSIGWRGMSWFSSGLTTGVFTTEHSNYFTH
- the TRNP1 gene encoding TMF-regulated nuclear protein 1; the protein is MPIVQGSALWNLQRVFNHPRSSKETETKDAKPVPSSHTSSFWKSANTSSLFLRFSSTPCQSPKRSASAPQGLPQKSSPSPCSSSSSAEAVATNESSISKSTSAPHAFTSKPNVLEIPVGFKHQASEHPSTSDNTLSSRQNISFPSQSPALSPRSLGSSPDISPTKPQEPCPGLSDLSSKPSSSKLSSPKPTPKVTSDECFSAQQHSPALQSSSRCSPSLSLHKTTASTQCRHASCSSSHSSPAQSPLKSPSNTSRRASTQGEQLPVTPSPPWSELMEARRRLMAVECRRRALCALEMRVQQVHYVFLQAEMRVARQKEGLVKMVEAAGRAEVQTSVHGQRIRKALRHHKPRLLACALCVPWPSKTERRSAQHPRHSRCAVFQGRIQVLRACVGSDELATRD
- the KDF1 gene encoding keratinocyte differentiation factor 1 isoform X2, with translation MPQPQLHPMAIPRARGSPPAHLPAQRHSSPPQISSVPSPRRRSPPEDITFISGSAETPPEEQPCCPPLSRAWSAYKSVLCYVVSCSCCPQKDPEVYLPCSVEGTDCPPANGHPANSPRITRLGERKTNLGNSFSYPDLKLMGVPVYNRQPGVTDIETIKEPPTPVPPPTLHSSSGDYYSLRESDPELSRLSGSLSSAEIDVLIWHKLTELFSLHQIDELARCTSDTVFLEKSSKITELISSLTQDYQLQEQDAECRLVRGIIRISTRKVRQRGTSNRGGEKGGGQQQNSRNGGKAPDSGNESMQESGLTSQDDLDVKISQETSSDLVARNLRRYSAPGSPFQKDDSLPDTETDSSGTPLLKVYC